CTCCGGATCTCGGGTGGGAATCCGGAGTCAGGACGGGTCCTCACCTCGGGCGGACCCGATCGTCACCCACTGCTCCCCCGTCTGCCCGCTCGACTGGCGGCGTGCCGTCGAAACGCTAAAACCGCAAAATCTGCGTGGGTAGCAGAAACTCAGATAGAGCGCGGCCTCCGCCGAAGGGGTAGATGACCGTCCCGCTCACTTCGATCAACTTTGATTATACCCTCCCGCTAAGGAGCGTGCGCCCATGGAACTGCCCGTCAACGACGACCTGCGGGGCATCTGCCGTGAGATCCTGGATGAGGGAAAGACGGACGAGGAGTGGAACGAGATGGCTGCCAGCGACTGGTTTCAGACTGATAGTGTCCATGGCGGATATGAGGGCGTGGAGGACGGGTTTACCTTCAGCTACTACTCACCGCAAGGCGAAGAGTTGTGGTTCCAGCTCACCCTTGCGGCGGTCGCAGAAGTGGCGGCGGGAACGCGGACTTCGGTGGAAGCCCGGCCCGCAGGGTGAAGACATTTTCGGCGGGCCCGGACTGGGAGTCCGGCTGAGCCTGCAATCTGGGGTGGAGCTACCCCTCCGTCTGGGGTGTTCCGCCTTTCTGGATGTCACCGCGGGATTCCGCTACCCACAGGAGCGACCAGGTACGGTGCCCATACACCTGCACGGGGGGATGTATGGGCAGCACTGGCAAGCCGGATCCGGGCAAGCGGTTCAGGGACACGATCCACCAACTCTGCGCCGGTAAGCACCAGTATTGGCGCGTGTTCTCGGACTGGGCAGAAGCCACTGCGCTGACATTGGTTGCAATCGTCCGCCGGGATCATGAAATCGCAGACCGGCGCGCCGAAATCCTGGAGCGCTACACCGAGATAGAGCGCGCGGGCTTCCAGGCGATGGTGGAATGCGTCATGGAGGCGCTGGAAAGCGATCCGGGAAACGACTTCCTCGGGCAGCAGTTCATGCAGATGGAACTGTCCAACCATTGGAAGGGACAGTTCTTCACGCCACCTACCGTGGCGATCATGATGGCCCAGTTCGCTTTGGGGAGCGCGGAGGAGCTGCGGGAGAGGGTACAGAGGACGCACTTCGTGACCGTGCAGGACCCGGCCGTAGGTGCTGGAGTAATGCTGATTGCCGCAGCCGCGGTGGTGCGCGCGGCGGGGCTCGATCCCCGCGACCACCTGCACGTGACCGGCGTAGATGTGGATCCCACGGCCGCCCACATGGCCTACATCCAGCTGTGCCTGCTGGGGATTCCCGGACGTGTCATCGTCGGGAACAGTCTGGGTGGGGATGTCACTTCGATCTGGCCTACCGTGGCACACGAACTGGGCATGTGGGACCTCCGCCTGGCTGCCCGCCGACTCTGCTCCGGGGAGTGACACGGTGGACAGCATTCTGCGTCGCAGAAACGTTGACCTACGCAAAGAGATCCCGGGCAGTCGCCCAGGATCCCTTCATCATTCAACGGTAAGTCCTCGCGCGGGCGGCAGCTTCCCACCTTCGAGGTAATCTTCCTCCGCCCTTGCCCACGAAGTTCCGCAGAGCATCGTTCATCCCGCGCTGATCCTGCACATTCGCAAACTCGCGCGCCGTTCCGGACTATTCGGCCGACCACGAGCGCCGGTCGGAGTTATCCCCCTCGTGGTCGTGCTCGAGCCGAGTTGTCTTGTTGAGGAGAAACGACACCAACGCCTGAAGCGATCGTGACGCCGAGGGCAGCTCTCCTTCTGCAACGTCCGGATGATCCCAGCAACTGAGTCGCGCGACCTCGTCCGTCGCAACGAGTTCAGGTACATGCTCGAACAGTGTCTCGTCTGGTACGAGAACTCGCATTCCCAGTTCGCGCGCGAGCGCCGCGATGAGATCTCCCTCTGCGCGTTCATCTCCCGCGGACAGCCTCACCTGAATGGCGCCAGGACGGGTCCATGAAGTCCCGGGGGCTGCCGCTTCAACCACCTGAGCCTCGTTCAGCGCCACCACCATATTGGACGCCCCGGAAATCCACTCTCCTTCACCGTCCCACAGCGGATGCTCTGCGAGTTCTGAGAACAACGTCCAAGATCCGGAATAACCCCCATCCCTCTGGAGCAGGTCTCCGAATGCGTAGATGTCGACGAGGAACTGCAGCGAGCCTGGCAGGAACACCATCAACTCGAAGACAAGCGCTACCTTGTCACCTGCCCTGAAGCCACGGATCCGTCCTCCGCCGTAGTCCCAGTTCGCATTATCCAAGACCGGGAACTCAAAGGTCTCAGCCTTGGTGTCCAGTTCTTTCAGCAGGTCCATCGGCGTTGTTCTCATGGTTCTCCAAGCTTCTTCGCCCACCTCAACATACCCGTCACCCATCCGCCTTGGCTACGGCTACATGGGTTACAGTGCGGTTGAAGGGTCTGCGGCCTCCCGGCTGGATTCATACCTGTCGGAACTTGATGATCTCCGACCCACGTTCCGTTCCCACCTGGCTGTCTCGCGCCGCAGTTGTGGCAGCCATGCGCACGCCCCATTTCCTGAATCCGCGCGCTCTGCTCCCCGGTGACTCTCGGCCCCGTTGCGGGTATGCTCTTCGGTACAGCATTTCTGGATACAGTACTCGTTGCTCTGGCAGCGTCGTCGCTGTGGGTCGCGGCTCGCACACCACCGCGTACAACATCATCCGCCGCCCCCAACCCCGTAACGAGTGGCGTTGCCGTACTGATCAGACCCAGGATGACCCCGGTGCCGTTGCCCAGATTCAGCCCGTTCTCCCGGATGTCGTTCACGTCGGCCACAAGCAGTGCCACATCCAAGGCCGTGCAGAAGGGCTCACAACTCGCCGCCAATCCATACGGGTCCGAGTACGATACCGGGTCTCCGGCAGCGAACCCGTAGCTGTTCAGACCGCCCGCAAGGCCGATGGGGTCCGTCTGGGTAAACTGGCCAGTGGCCGGGTCGTAGTAGCGGTTGCGCATGTACATCTGGCCACTCGCGTCACGCATCCCGTCCACCAACCCGCCGAACCACGCCTGCACATCCGGCCCTGAACCCGTGAGTGCGTGGCTCGCGGTCGTCCGCCAGCCCGGCCACGGCGCCCAGATGCACCCTGTGGGGCTCGCGCCCGTGCAGTCACCGCGCATGCCCGTCACGGGCGAGGTGCCCGCATGAAACTGCCCGCGCCACGTGTCCCGCGGCACCAGGCTCCCTGCGTTCTCCTTGGTGATCAGCAGCGGCTTGTCGACGCCGCCCCCGTGGAAGTAGCTCACGCGGCCGTACCAGTCGCCCGTCCCGGTCGTCGCCTCTAGATCGATCCCGG
This Longimicrobium terrae DNA region includes the following protein-coding sequences:
- a CDS encoding N-6 DNA methylase; its protein translation is MGSTGKPDPGKRFRDTIHQLCAGKHQYWRVFSDWAEATALTLVAIVRRDHEIADRRAEILERYTEIERAGFQAMVECVMEALESDPGNDFLGQQFMQMELSNHWKGQFFTPPTVAIMMAQFALGSAEELRERVQRTHFVTVQDPAVGAGVMLIAAAAVVRAAGLDPRDHLHVTGVDVDPTAAHMAYIQLCLLGIPGRVIVGNSLGGDVTSIWPTVAHELGMWDLRLAARRLCSGE
- a CDS encoding DUF7003 family protein gives rise to the protein MDLLKELDTKAETFEFPVLDNANWDYGGGRIRGFRAGDKVALVFELMVFLPGSLQFLVDIYAFGDLLQRDGGYSGSWTLFSELAEHPLWDGEGEWISGASNMVVALNEAQVVEAAAPGTSWTRPGAIQVRLSAGDERAEGDLIAALARELGMRVLVPDETLFEHVPELVATDEVARLSCWDHPDVAEGELPSASRSLQALVSFLLNKTTRLEHDHEGDNSDRRSWSAE